One Candidatus Korarchaeum sp. DNA segment encodes these proteins:
- a CDS encoding KaiC domain-containing protein, giving the protein MAVERLSTGVKELDSLLQGGIPRGFLVAVAGEPGTGKTVLCLHFIWQGVIEGDKAIYVTTEESRDSLVRQAEVLGMGMGEALEEGKVIVIDALLGTDRWSLRSLNPEDMVEKVLEAKKEMGYGRARLAIDSMSAFWLDKPAMARKYSYFIKKVLSKWDFTVLATTQYAITTSEAFGFGLEHIADGIIRFRRVVRGGRLRRFVLVEKMRQTSHDLRMYEVIIGEGRGMSLVGPVEYRAEDFALPTSVTRRILEARRRVEEGIE; this is encoded by the coding sequence ATGGCAGTGGAGAGACTCTCGACGGGCGTTAAGGAACTCGATTCTCTACTCCAGGGCGGTATACCCAGGGGTTTCCTAGTGGCCGTAGCCGGCGAGCCCGGTACCGGCAAGACCGTGCTCTGCCTCCACTTCATCTGGCAGGGCGTCATCGAGGGGGATAAAGCCATCTACGTCACGACCGAGGAGTCGAGGGATTCCTTAGTGAGGCAGGCCGAGGTACTCGGAATGGGGATGGGTGAGGCCTTGGAGGAGGGTAAGGTCATAGTGATAGACGCCCTGCTGGGGACGGATAGGTGGAGCCTGCGCTCGCTCAACCCCGAGGACATGGTAGAGAAGGTCCTCGAGGCCAAGAAGGAAATGGGTTACGGGAGGGCTAGGCTTGCCATAGACAGCATGAGCGCCTTCTGGCTCGACAAACCGGCGATGGCCAGGAAGTACTCCTACTTCATAAAGAAGGTGCTCAGCAAGTGGGACTTCACAGTGCTAGCTACAACGCAGTACGCTATCACGACCTCAGAGGCCTTCGGGTTCGGGTTGGAGCACATAGCTGACGGGATAATAAGGTTCAGGAGGGTCGTGAGAGGAGGTAGGCTGAGGAGGTTTGTCCTAGTTGAGAAGATGAGGCAGACCTCTCATGATCTCAGGATGTACGAGGTGATCATAGGGGAGGGGAGGGGTATGAGCTTGGTCGGCCCCGTCGAGTACAGGGCTGAGGATTTCGCCCTACCGACCAGCGTCACCAGGAGGATCCTGGAAGCTAGGAGAAGGGTTGAGGAGGGGATAGAGTAA